The proteins below come from a single Rhodohalobacter sp. SW132 genomic window:
- a CDS encoding GAF domain-containing protein, with protein sequence MEINAILEEAKSAIQSGKKRDEILRDIAGLLDRNVDVFNWTGFYLASEEEDRMLELGPYVGESTDHTKIPYGRGICGQVAESHETFVVQDVSQADNYLACSMDVKSEIVVPIMKDGEFVAQLDIDSHTKDAITTKHKELCEQICRELESIF encoded by the coding sequence ATGGAAATCAACGCGATTTTAGAAGAGGCGAAATCTGCAATACAATCCGGAAAAAAGCGGGATGAAATTCTTCGCGACATAGCCGGGCTGCTCGATCGTAATGTAGATGTATTTAACTGGACAGGATTTTATCTCGCATCGGAAGAGGAAGATCGCATGCTGGAGCTTGGTCCGTATGTGGGCGAGTCTACAGATCACACAAAAATCCCCTACGGCAGAGGGATTTGCGGACAGGTTGCCGAATCGCACGAAACGTTTGTTGTGCAGGATGTTTCGCAAGCGGATAATTACCTGGCATGCAGCATGGATGTGAAATCCGAGATTGTAGTGCCGATTATGAAAGACGGCGAATTTGTTGCCCAGCTCGATATCGATTCGCATACCAAAGACGCGATCACTACCAAACACAAAGAACTATGTGAACAGATCTGCCGGGAGCTGGAATCCATTTTCTGA
- a CDS encoding MarC family NAAT transporter produces MFEFFTDLNPESSSYFIGAFALLVASFTSLFSVVNPLAAMPVFLSLTNRFTHEERKRTAFKSCLYMFALLVVFLLIGTYVLSFFGISLPGVRIAGGLIIMRAGYSMLNPKDPGKKLTEEGEAAALEKEDISFSPLALPLLSGPGSIAVVIGFASQAASPTDYLVNAISIFLVVLTTFGFLRLAPISAKYIGYTGLNVMTRLMGFIVLAISVQFILSGISQYFNIGV; encoded by the coding sequence ATGTTTGAATTTTTTACAGATCTTAATCCGGAATCCAGCTCCTACTTTATTGGTGCATTTGCCTTGCTGGTTGCGAGCTTCACTTCATTATTCTCTGTTGTGAATCCGCTTGCCGCAATGCCTGTATTCCTGTCATTAACCAACCGATTTACTCATGAGGAGCGAAAACGCACCGCTTTTAAATCGTGTTTATACATGTTTGCACTGTTGGTTGTTTTCCTGCTGATCGGCACATACGTTCTCAGTTTTTTCGGAATCAGCCTGCCGGGTGTGCGAATTGCCGGCGGACTTATTATTATGAGAGCGGGATATTCAATGCTCAATCCAAAAGATCCGGGTAAAAAATTAACCGAGGAAGGTGAAGCCGCAGCGCTCGAAAAAGAAGATATCTCCTTCAGCCCTTTGGCGCTGCCTCTTTTATCAGGGCCCGGCAGCATCGCTGTTGTGATTGGGTTTGCATCACAGGCGGCTTCTCCAACAGATTACCTGGTAAACGCAATCTCCATTTTCCTGGTGGTGCTTACGACTTTTGGCTTCTTACGACTTGCTCCGATTTCCGCAAAATATATCGGGTACACAGGCCTGAATGTCATGACCCGCCTTATGGGATTCATCGTACTCGCTATTAGTGTACAGTTTATTCTGAGCGGTATTTCGCAATATTTTAACATCGGGGTCTAA
- a CDS encoding DinB family protein, protein MDNRQSIQQLFIFDLWCSRKLTDFIRESGEFREQASTTAFLSHIINAQRIWFNRVIDIKTADTDPWHEYPIDDIKQEAKSVHKLWIDLIGDHDMDMDARIVYQNSAGVNFVNSFSEICQHLILHGQHHRAQISLLLSRSGIKPPSIDYIHYLRT, encoded by the coding sequence ATGGATAACCGTCAGTCGATACAGCAGCTTTTTATTTTTGATCTGTGGTGCTCACGAAAACTAACCGACTTTATTCGTGAATCGGGTGAATTCAGAGAGCAGGCTTCAACAACAGCTTTTCTCTCGCATATCATCAATGCACAGCGCATCTGGTTCAACCGGGTGATTGATATTAAAACTGCAGATACCGATCCCTGGCATGAATACCCCATTGACGATATCAAACAGGAGGCAAAATCGGTTCACAAGCTCTGGATTGATCTCATTGGCGATCACGATATGGATATGGATGCCCGGATTGTATACCAAAACAGCGCCGGAGTGAATTTCGTAAACTCATTCTCTGAAATTTGCCAGCACCTGATACTTCACGGGCAGCATCACCGGGCGCAGATATCGCTGCTTCTCAGCCGCTCGGGCATCAAACCACCATCGATTGATTACATCCATTATTTGCGAACCTGA